From the genome of Vicia villosa cultivar HV-30 ecotype Madison, WI linkage group LG2, Vvil1.0, whole genome shotgun sequence, one region includes:
- the LOC131647260 gene encoding bidirectional sugar transporter SWEET5-like — translation MGNSSIARAAVGILGNVISFGLFLSPAPTFYGIIKKKAVEEFKPDPYLATIMNCAFWVLYGMPFVHPHSTLVYTINGTGVVIEIVFLTIFYIYSTNKGRKKLVLILAIETILFAAVVLITMLAFHDTTKRSLIVGVISGVFNVMMYFAPLTVMVKVIKTKSVKYMPFWLSLANLLNGLAWTTYAILHPFDIYILICNSIGVVSGIVQLILYACYCSNKDENNEDGDVEMKPTK, via the exons ATGGGAAACAGTTCAATAGCTCGTGCAGCAGTTGGAATTCTAG GCAATGTGATCTCTTTCGGTTTGTTTTTGTCACCAGC TCCAACTTTCTATGGAATTATAAAGAAGAAAGCTGTAGAAGAATTCAAACCAGATCCATACTTAGCCACAATAATGAATTGTGCATTTTGGGTATTATATGGAATGCCTTTTGTGCACCCACACAGCACTTTAGTCTATACCATCAATGGCACAGGAGTTGTGATTGAAATTGTCTTTCTCACCATATTTTACATCTATTCTACCAACAAAGGAAGG AAAAAACTAGTTCTTATTCTTGCTATTGAGACTATTTTGTTTGCGGCCGTTGTTCTGATAACAATGTTAGCATTTCATGACACTACAAAAAGATCTTTGATAGTTGGTGTTATTTCTGGTGTCTTCAACGTAATGATGTATTTCGCTCCTCTAACCGTCATG GTAAAAGTTATAAAAACTAAGAGTGTGAAATATATGCCATTTTGGCTCTCTCTAGCAAACTTATTAAATGGCTTGGCTTGGACAACTTATGCTATCCTTCACCCATTTGATATTTATATCTTG ATATGCAACAGCATTGGAGTAGTTTCTGGAATTGTTCAGCTTATTCTATATGCTTGTTATTGCTCTAACAAAGATGAAAACAATGAAGATGGTGATGTTGAGATGAAACCAACTAAGTag